The proteins below come from a single Bryobacter aggregatus MPL3 genomic window:
- a CDS encoding serine hydrolase yields the protein MEQHLLSALVALLCVLPALAQPSRAAPTDLRRNIAEIMERLMSTDMAPPGISVAVIAGNRLVFSKGFGFADLEASIPATADTQFYIASTSKSFTALTGALLAARGAIDFDQSVAAALPRATWNSALAPSEITLRSLLTHTHGIAAVGPVDFRTAFTGDFTNPQLLDLLQYHGAARAERAFSYSNIGYNIFGMVLDGRFDQGWKDVIEREVFQPAGMRLTTAWISRAKRKNLAQPYEFRSGRMVRVPYGKFDVNMQAAGGHLSTANDLARYLIAQVNGGRIAGKQVFPKAVIAVTHQKQADQNRKYGSFQRFGWSLGWDLATYDGDVVLQRFGSFSGFDSHLSFMPERRIGIVVLSNGGGLGSLSSDLVATLLYDLVLQKPDLRIRTEANWAAFETSIASARSAMDKDLTTRRGRPQTTRHPLPAYAGTYESPALGTMVWSVVDGRLRARIGVAELEVEVYDGPRDQFRADLGGSGSIVTFNTSAGSTTPASLQFLGHAFAKLP from the coding sequence ATGGAACAACACCTCCTTAGCGCCCTGGTTGCCCTCCTCTGTGTCCTTCCCGCACTGGCTCAGCCTAGCCGTGCGGCGCCCACTGATCTGCGTCGGAATATCGCGGAAATCATGGAAAGGCTCATGTCGACCGACATGGCTCCTCCGGGCATCAGCGTCGCCGTCATCGCCGGCAACAGACTTGTATTTTCGAAGGGATTTGGATTCGCTGACCTGGAAGCCTCAATACCCGCCACAGCGGACACGCAGTTTTACATTGCGTCCACCTCCAAATCGTTCACGGCCCTGACTGGAGCTCTCCTGGCCGCGCGGGGAGCGATCGACTTCGATCAGTCCGTGGCGGCTGCCTTGCCTCGTGCCACCTGGAACTCAGCCTTGGCGCCAAGCGAGATCACTCTTCGGTCACTGCTGACTCACACTCATGGAATCGCAGCGGTTGGTCCTGTTGACTTCAGAACCGCCTTCACCGGAGATTTCACAAATCCTCAACTGCTCGATCTATTGCAGTACCACGGCGCCGCACGGGCAGAGCGCGCTTTCTCCTACAGCAATATCGGATACAACATATTTGGGATGGTGTTGGATGGCCGTTTCGACCAAGGCTGGAAGGATGTCATCGAGCGCGAGGTTTTCCAGCCCGCTGGCATGCGGCTCACGACCGCGTGGATATCCAGGGCCAAGAGGAAGAATCTGGCCCAACCCTACGAGTTTCGCTCCGGGCGAATGGTGCGAGTGCCGTACGGTAAATTCGACGTGAACATGCAAGCCGCCGGTGGTCACCTCAGCACAGCGAACGATCTGGCTCGATACTTGATTGCGCAGGTGAATGGGGGACGGATTGCCGGCAAGCAGGTCTTCCCCAAGGCCGTCATTGCAGTGACACACCAGAAGCAGGCGGATCAGAACCGCAAGTATGGCTCGTTCCAGAGATTTGGATGGTCGCTCGGGTGGGATCTTGCCACCTATGACGGCGACGTAGTTCTCCAGCGCTTCGGGAGTTTTTCGGGATTTGATTCACATCTTTCCTTTATGCCGGAACGCCGTATCGGAATTGTTGTTCTTTCGAATGGCGGCGGACTTGGCTCACTTTCGTCTGACCTGGTAGCGACACTCCTTTACGATCTTGTCCTGCAGAAACCGGACCTCCGTATCCGTACCGAGGCCAATTGGGCTGCCTTTGAAACATCAATCGCCAGTGCTCGCAGCGCGATGGATAAAGACTTGACAACACGCCGGGGACGCCCTCAGACAACGCGGCATCCATTGCCAGCGTATGCAGGAACGTATGAGAGTCCCGCCTTAGGAACTATGGTCTGGTCCGTTGTGGATGGCCGCCTCAGGGCTAGGATTGGTGTCGCGGAACTCGAAGTAGAGGTCTATGATGGTCCTCGAGATCAGTTTCGTGCCGATCTAGGAGGAAGCGGCTCGATCGTAACGTTCAATACCTCAGCAGGATCAACCACTCCAGCTTCCCTCCAATTTCTGGGCCATGCATTCGCCAAGCTGCCGTAG
- a CDS encoding MFS transporter produces the protein MNPTKIRFAILSIATANAFLLYLDRICMGAVVQSTSFQTELGLSKEATGDVLAGFFLAYALGQLPAGWMADRFGPRRMLVIYILCWSVFTAATGIAGGLLSLIVIRGLCGLAEAGAYPASALLMTRWFPFTQRARANSIIGFGGRVGNALALGLTATAIAYLGNWRTVLWIYGSIGVVLALLTQFVFRDHPSQHPWVNEAEKNLISEGQPPQVGRPKDSPWFGLLKHKGLWFFNVGALGMNVGWAFIITWLPTYLHEVRGLDKVTASSYVSIALACSLGGMLFGGWYCDTLTKRYGQKWGRRLPFLTGSALAASAYLLCPLLASPLAVAIACGAVAFATDSVNPAMWALAQDIGGRHVAATLAWSNMWGNFGASAVAKLIPFVIGTSLHFADWREIFWLCAFGFVVLGLTSLGIDVTKKLQTSGAEES, from the coding sequence GTGAATCCGACCAAAATTCGTTTTGCCATCCTGTCGATTGCGACGGCCAATGCGTTTCTTCTGTATCTGGACCGCATCTGCATGGGGGCGGTGGTGCAATCGACCAGCTTCCAGACGGAATTGGGGCTGTCGAAAGAGGCCACGGGCGATGTGCTGGCAGGATTCTTTCTGGCCTACGCGCTGGGACAGTTGCCTGCAGGCTGGATGGCAGACCGATTCGGACCGCGCCGCATGCTAGTGATCTATATCCTCTGTTGGTCCGTGTTTACCGCAGCCACCGGCATCGCGGGCGGACTTCTCAGTTTGATTGTCATCCGTGGGCTTTGTGGCCTTGCTGAGGCGGGCGCCTATCCGGCGAGTGCGCTGCTGATGACGCGTTGGTTCCCGTTCACCCAGCGCGCGCGAGCCAACAGCATCATCGGCTTTGGCGGGCGCGTGGGGAATGCGCTGGCCTTGGGACTGACGGCGACGGCCATCGCATATCTGGGGAACTGGCGGACGGTGCTCTGGATCTACGGCAGCATTGGTGTTGTCCTGGCGCTCCTGACGCAATTTGTCTTCCGCGATCACCCGTCGCAACATCCGTGGGTGAATGAGGCAGAGAAGAATCTGATCAGCGAAGGCCAGCCGCCACAAGTGGGGCGGCCGAAGGATTCGCCCTGGTTCGGACTGCTCAAGCACAAGGGACTTTGGTTCTTCAATGTCGGAGCGTTGGGAATGAATGTCGGCTGGGCCTTCATCATCACATGGCTGCCGACTTATCTCCACGAGGTCCGTGGGCTCGATAAGGTGACAGCAAGCAGTTATGTTTCGATTGCGCTTGCCTGCAGTCTCGGTGGGATGCTCTTTGGGGGTTGGTACTGCGACACGCTGACTAAGCGCTATGGACAGAAGTGGGGCCGGCGGCTCCCCTTCCTTACTGGCAGTGCATTGGCCGCATCGGCTTATCTGCTGTGCCCGTTGTTGGCGTCGCCGTTGGCGGTGGCCATCGCTTGCGGAGCTGTTGCTTTTGCGACTGACAGCGTGAATCCGGCGATGTGGGCGTTGGCTCAGGATATCGGCGGCAGGCATGTCGCGGCGACTCTTGCCTGGAGCAATATGTGGGGGAACTTTGGTGCCTCGGCAGTCGCAAAACTGATTCCTTTTGTGATCGGTACTTCGCTGCACTTTGCCGATTGGCGAGAGATCTTCTGGCTGTGCGCTTTCGGCTTTGTCGTGCTGGGACTGACAAGCCTGGGGATCGATGTCACGAAGAAGTTGCAGACGAGCGGAGCTGAGGAAAGCTGA
- a CDS encoding dipeptidase produces the protein MHTQPLIFDAHLDLSMNAMEWNRDLRLPLVEIRRREIGMSDLRDRTNGVVCLPEMRRGRIGLCVATQIARYSGRFSKLPGWQSPEQAWSQTQGQLAWYRSMEEAGQLVQLRSGTQVEAHAKLWREATLEQTAQLPIGYLLSLEGADSILSMRHLERVREDGLIAIGPVHYGPGIYGHGTDDEGPLTLKGQELVREMERLGFILDATHLCDESFWDALDRFHGPVWASHHNCRALANWNRQLGDDQIKALVERGAVIGMAFDAIMMVHGWKHLKSKPEDFQLKMEKICEHIDHICQIAGNANHVGIGTDLDGGYGKEQTPMDLDSIADLQTLQAPLAGRGYSVADIENIFSGNFLRFLRENLK, from the coding sequence ATGCACACACAGCCTCTTATTTTCGACGCACATCTGGACCTCTCGATGAATGCGATGGAGTGGAACCGCGATCTGCGGCTTCCGCTGGTTGAGATCCGCCGGCGCGAGATCGGCATGTCCGACTTGCGCGATCGAACCAACGGCGTGGTTTGTCTTCCAGAGATGCGGCGCGGCCGGATTGGCCTTTGCGTGGCGACACAGATTGCCCGGTACTCTGGACGATTCAGCAAGCTGCCGGGCTGGCAGAGTCCAGAGCAGGCTTGGTCACAGACCCAGGGCCAACTTGCCTGGTACCGCAGCATGGAAGAAGCCGGGCAACTGGTGCAGCTTCGCAGTGGGACACAAGTGGAGGCGCACGCCAAGCTCTGGCGCGAGGCAACACTGGAGCAGACGGCGCAGCTTCCGATTGGGTATCTGCTGAGCCTGGAAGGAGCCGACTCGATCCTGTCGATGCGCCATCTGGAGCGAGTGCGTGAGGATGGGCTGATCGCAATCGGTCCGGTTCACTATGGCCCAGGTATTTACGGTCATGGCACCGATGACGAAGGTCCACTCACGCTGAAGGGGCAGGAACTCGTCCGGGAGATGGAGCGGCTGGGCTTCATTCTCGACGCTACGCATCTCTGCGATGAAAGCTTCTGGGACGCGCTGGACCGCTTCCATGGCCCGGTCTGGGCCAGCCACCACAATTGCCGCGCGCTCGCCAATTGGAACCGGCAACTTGGCGACGACCAGATCAAGGCTCTGGTGGAACGGGGAGCTGTCATCGGTATGGCCTTTGACGCCATCATGATGGTCCACGGATGGAAGCACCTCAAGTCGAAACCGGAAGACTTTCAACTGAAGATGGAAAAGATCTGCGAACACATCGATCACATCTGTCAGATTGCCGGCAATGCGAATCATGTCGGGATCGGGACCGACCTCGATGGCGGCTACGGCAAAGAGCAGACGCCGATGGATCTCGATAGCATCGCCGATCTGCAGACGCTGCAAGCGCCGTTGGCCGGGCGCGGCTACAGCGTTGCGGACATCGAGAATATATTCTCCGGCAACTTCCTCCGCTTCCTGCGCGAGAACCTGAAGTGA
- a CDS encoding esterase, with amino-acid sequence MIKVLCVLFTSILLSAQTSPEVHPDRSVTFRVAAPKASDVRFYGDWMKVGSFEKMTRGADGVWAYTTAPLEPSIYIYSFTIDGLTIADPINPRMKLRARTSASMVEVPGATPAIWDARDVPHGAVSIEFQKAKALGGETRSFWVYTPPGYETAKTKYPVLYLFHGSNDTAGGWVLAGQANYIFDNLLAEGKMKPMVVVMPFGHAVPFGSPREVQATNTAVYEKYVLGDVLPYVEAKYRVSKAPAQRAIAGLSMGGGQALSIGLGHPALFSAVGAFSAAVPANVQSLIEKGHPKLIWFACGKEDSLFPRSVDLDALLTRNTVPHTWKPSEGAHTYTVWRKYLAEFAPLLFR; translated from the coding sequence ATGATCAAAGTCTTGTGTGTCTTGTTTACGTCGATCTTGCTCTCTGCTCAGACTTCGCCTGAGGTGCATCCCGATCGCAGTGTCACCTTCCGCGTTGCTGCGCCGAAGGCGAGTGATGTCCGGTTTTATGGCGATTGGATGAAGGTGGGAAGCTTTGAGAAGATGACGCGTGGCGCGGATGGCGTCTGGGCTTACACCACCGCGCCGCTCGAGCCGAGCATCTATATCTATTCTTTTACGATTGATGGCCTGACGATCGCCGATCCAATCAATCCCAGAATGAAGCTGCGCGCCCGGACTTCAGCCAGCATGGTGGAAGTGCCCGGAGCCACGCCTGCCATCTGGGATGCGCGCGATGTGCCGCACGGGGCCGTATCCATCGAATTTCAGAAAGCAAAGGCCCTTGGCGGAGAGACGCGGTCCTTCTGGGTCTACACCCCGCCTGGCTACGAAACTGCGAAGACAAAGTACCCGGTGCTCTATCTGTTCCATGGTTCCAACGATACGGCTGGTGGATGGGTGCTGGCCGGACAGGCGAACTATATCTTCGATAACTTGCTCGCGGAAGGCAAGATGAAGCCGATGGTGGTGGTGATGCCCTTTGGGCATGCGGTGCCGTTTGGATCACCTCGCGAGGTGCAGGCGACCAATACCGCAGTCTATGAGAAGTATGTGCTCGGAGACGTGCTCCCTTATGTTGAGGCGAAGTACCGGGTCTCGAAAGCTCCTGCCCAGCGCGCGATCGCCGGACTGTCGATGGGGGGCGGTCAGGCATTGTCGATTGGCTTGGGGCACCCCGCGCTGTTCAGCGCGGTAGGTGCTTTCAGTGCTGCAGTGCCGGCCAATGTCCAGAGCCTGATTGAGAAAGGACATCCCAAGCTGATCTGGTTTGCCTGCGGCAAGGAGGACTCCCTCTTTCCCCGATCTGTGGACCTGGATGCGTTGCTGACTCGAAACACGGTGCCTCACACCTGGAAGCCCAGCGAGGGCGCACACACTTACACGGTCTGGCGGAAGTATTTGGCAGAGTTTGCCCCGTTGTTGTTCCGGTAA
- a CDS encoding HD domain-containing phosphohydrolase: MPALSRTARLYVAVVTGMAILCFSQGLKHWSFSGTASFALLLLLTIQSSLCKVVIPKVQGSLSMSYIFLMWGIVRMSLGETLLLGVAATLTQSFWKAKRKPHAVQLLFNLSVIFVSIGAAALSFHSPLSQSLLPPVLLRIVIAAFVYYLVNTFTVSGILSLTEGQPLLQVWRECYQWTLPHYLLSASLVGGLEFLRQYAGSEFALLILPVVYLIYHTFVLHIRALEQTIARAEQEKRHMEDTAGLHLRTIRALALAIEAKDQTTGEHLHRVQSYALELGADLGLSPAELEAVRAAAILHDIGKLAVPESIISKPGKLTPEEFARMKIHPVVGAEIIESVNFPYAVAPLVRAHHEKWDGTGYPDGLQGEEIPLGARILTAVDCLDALTSDRQYRKAIPLEKAMAMMVAESGKSFDPKIVELLRHRYPELEKSARTTLRENAFRLSTGLDVFRGKAPDAGYATGSLQGDQHLEIPAGELSRECALIEKMQAELGRSASLQDDLSAMEEDLRHLIPFAAWAVYRKRSEAISCSFAQGECAQMLRNLVIHLGTGISGWVAANRTPLLNGNAATEFGVSSPAHEDFTMVSGLAVPLESEYGPSCVLTLYSKEQEAFEPRHLRVLLALSSRLAYQIRIDASGGNRGTQLERLANSIQNSSPYRNNNGANSAKYFRQTV, encoded by the coding sequence ATGCCAGCACTTTCCAGAACAGCCCGCCTTTATGTTGCCGTGGTGACGGGGATGGCAATCCTCTGTTTCTCTCAGGGATTGAAGCACTGGTCTTTTTCTGGTACAGCCAGCTTTGCGCTGTTGCTCCTGCTGACAATCCAGTCCAGCCTCTGTAAAGTTGTCATTCCGAAGGTGCAGGGATCGCTTTCGATGAGCTACATCTTCCTGATGTGGGGCATCGTCCGCATGAGCCTCGGCGAGACGCTGCTCCTCGGTGTTGCCGCCACTCTGACCCAAAGCTTTTGGAAGGCAAAGCGAAAACCACACGCAGTGCAACTGCTTTTCAACCTGAGCGTCATTTTCGTCTCGATTGGAGCAGCGGCCCTGAGCTTCCACAGTCCGTTGTCCCAGAGCCTGCTTCCTCCGGTGCTGCTGCGGATTGTCATCGCAGCTTTTGTTTATTACCTTGTGAACACCTTTACCGTTTCGGGGATTCTGTCGCTGACCGAGGGACAGCCCTTGCTGCAGGTCTGGCGCGAATGCTACCAGTGGACTCTCCCCCACTATCTCCTCAGCGCATCGCTGGTGGGAGGACTGGAGTTCTTGAGGCAGTATGCCGGCTCCGAGTTCGCGCTTCTGATCCTGCCGGTGGTCTACCTCATCTATCACACCTTCGTCCTGCACATTCGCGCTCTCGAGCAGACCATTGCACGAGCGGAACAGGAGAAGAGACACATGGAGGATACTGCCGGACTGCATCTGCGTACCATCCGCGCGCTGGCACTGGCGATTGAGGCGAAGGACCAGACCACGGGCGAGCATCTCCATCGTGTCCAATCCTATGCGCTGGAGCTCGGCGCCGATCTGGGCCTCTCCCCTGCGGAGCTGGAAGCAGTCCGGGCCGCCGCCATACTGCACGATATCGGCAAACTCGCCGTACCGGAATCGATCATCTCAAAGCCAGGCAAGCTCACCCCTGAAGAGTTTGCACGCATGAAGATCCATCCTGTCGTGGGCGCCGAGATTATCGAGAGCGTCAACTTCCCCTATGCCGTTGCCCCTCTCGTCCGCGCTCATCATGAGAAATGGGATGGGACTGGATATCCCGATGGCCTGCAAGGAGAGGAGATCCCGCTGGGAGCCCGGATTCTGACTGCGGTCGATTGCCTTGATGCGCTCACGAGCGACCGCCAGTACCGGAAAGCAATTCCGCTGGAAAAGGCGATGGCGATGATGGTGGCAGAGTCTGGCAAGAGCTTTGATCCAAAGATCGTAGAGCTTCTGCGGCATCGCTATCCCGAACTGGAAAAATCTGCCAGAACGACACTCCGCGAAAATGCCTTCCGCTTATCGACAGGACTGGATGTATTCCGTGGCAAGGCGCCCGATGCAGGTTATGCCACAGGTTCCCTGCAAGGAGACCAGCACCTCGAAATACCGGCAGGAGAACTGAGCAGGGAGTGCGCGCTGATCGAGAAGATGCAAGCGGAGTTAGGCCGGTCGGCATCGCTACAGGATGACCTCAGCGCGATGGAGGAAGATCTGCGCCATCTCATTCCTTTTGCAGCCTGGGCCGTCTACCGCAAGCGCAGTGAAGCCATCTCCTGTTCCTTTGCCCAGGGGGAATGCGCTCAGATGCTGAGGAATCTGGTCATCCATCTTGGTACGGGAATCTCAGGATGGGTTGCCGCGAATCGCACGCCCCTGCTCAATGGAAATGCCGCCACGGAATTTGGAGTTTCCAGTCCTGCTCACGAAGATTTTACGATGGTCTCCGGTCTTGCAGTACCACTCGAGTCTGAATACGGCCCGTCTTGCGTGCTGACACTCTATAGCAAGGAGCAAGAGGCCTTCGAGCCGCGTCATCTCCGCGTCCTGTTGGCGCTGAGTTCGCGGCTCGCCTACCAGATCCGGATCGATGCCAGTGGCGGCAATCGTGGAACCCAACTCGAGCGGCTTGCCAACAGTATTCAGAACAGCTCTCCTTACCGGAACAACAACGGGGCAAACTCTGCCAAATACTTCCGCCAGACCGTGTAA